From a region of the Thermosipho melanesiensis BI429 genome:
- a CDS encoding PadR family transcriptional regulator: MPKGFRRRGRGFVMGDFLAASLLLLLKEKPSHGYELVQRLYEANFYNFRHDPGVIYNILRRLEEGGFITYEIEEGDGPFRKVYKITDEGIDYLELIKVEIKQLYKQLGLFLKEFGDMGEM, translated from the coding sequence GTGCCAAAAGGATTTAGAAGAAGAGGTAGAGGATTTGTAATGGGAGATTTCTTAGCAGCTTCTTTACTTTTGCTTTTAAAAGAAAAACCATCACATGGTTATGAGTTAGTTCAGAGACTTTATGAAGCTAATTTTTACAATTTTAGGCATGATCCTGGTGTGATTTACAATATTTTAAGGCGTTTGGAAGAAGGTGGATTTATAACTTACGAAATAGAAGAAGGAGATGGTCCCTTTAGGAAGGTTTACAAAATAACAGATGAAGGAATTGATTATTTAGAATTAATTAAAGTTGAAATTAAACAACTTTATAAACAACTAGGTCTTTTTTTAAAAGAATTTGGTGATATGGGGGAGATGTAA